One window of the Penaeus vannamei isolate JL-2024 chromosome 31, ASM4276789v1, whole genome shotgun sequence genome contains the following:
- the LOC113805287 gene encoding uncharacterized protein, whose product MSVGVMFLVGVAAAVAQAGPVDPEGEVSLPEAKFALFNQTSEVNIDPQELITTLQILLCDGPVDLLELATSLFNGGADPETLLEIANGLLATGMQPVDIALYLLCGGSEPAGPLDIFTNALQMLGLMRNGTRLPPKKAPART is encoded by the exons ATGAG TGTGGGCGTAATGTTCCTGGTGGGCGTGGCAGCTGCGGTGGCGCAGGCTGGTCCCGTTGATCCCGAGGGAGAGGTTTCTCTCCCAGAAGCGAA GTTCGCTCTCTTCAATCAGACATCTGAGGTCAACATCGATCCCCAAGAACTCATTACGACTCTCCAAATCCTCCTCTGCGACGGGCCAGTGGACCTCCTGGAACTTGCCACAAGTCTGTTCAACGGTGGAGCCGACCCGGAGACCCTCTTGGAAATTGCCAATGGTCTGCTCGCCACGGGAATGCAGCCCGTGGATATTGCCCTATATCTGCTCTGTGGTGGATCCGAGCCAGCGGGTCCTCTGGACATTTTTACAAATGCTTTGCAAATGTTGGGTCTGATGCGCAACGGAACCAGGCTTCCCCCCAAGAAAGCCCCCGCCAGGACCTGA